In a single window of the Azotosporobacter soli genome:
- a CDS encoding MIP/aquaporin family protein, which translates to MVSNVFGEFFGMMIFIAFGCGVVANVLLKDSKGNGSGCIVIYTGWAMAILMGVTVGLAAGNSADLNPAVTLFKMLMGAYTPGLALGLMAAQTLGGAAGALLVWLIYLPHWSITEDKGLKLGVFSTGPAVRNYTANFICECLASTILFVCLLSFGSKFVSGTNGFASGFGNYMVGMAVWAVGLSFGGPTGYALNPARDLGPRIAHAILPIAGKGSSDWAYSWVPVAGPMAGGVIAFVLCRAIGII; encoded by the coding sequence ATGGTGTCTAATGTATTTGGTGAGTTTTTTGGCATGATGATTTTTATTGCATTTGGTTGCGGCGTGGTAGCAAACGTGCTACTGAAAGATTCAAAAGGCAACGGCAGCGGCTGTATTGTCATCTACACCGGTTGGGCGATGGCGATCCTGATGGGGGTGACGGTCGGTCTGGCTGCCGGCAATTCGGCGGATTTGAACCCGGCAGTCACGCTCTTTAAAATGTTGATGGGGGCGTATACGCCCGGCCTTGCTCTTGGCCTGATGGCAGCGCAGACGCTTGGCGGCGCGGCAGGCGCGCTGCTTGTCTGGCTGATCTATCTGCCGCACTGGTCCATTACCGAAGACAAGGGGCTCAAACTTGGCGTGTTTTCTACTGGCCCTGCGGTACGCAACTATACGGCCAACTTCATTTGCGAATGCCTGGCTTCGACGATCCTCTTCGTCTGCCTGCTTTCGTTCGGCAGCAAGTTCGTCAGTGGTACAAACGGATTTGCAAGCGGTTTCGGCAATTACATGGTCGGCATGGCCGTATGGGCAGTCGGTCTGTCGTTTGGCGGACCAACCGGATATGCATTGAATCCGGCGCGTGATTTAGGGCCGCGCATCGCGCATGCGATCCTGCCGATCGCCGGCAAAGGCAGCTCGGACTGGGCCTATTCCTGGGTTCCGGTTGCCGGACCGATGGCGGGCGGCGTGATTGCTTTCGTACTCTGCCGTGCAATCGGCATCATTTAA
- the sugE gene encoding quaternary ammonium compound efflux SMR transporter SugE, whose amino-acid sequence MAWIWLLIAGVFEVAWAIGLKYTEGFSRLGPSAFTLAAMGASMYFLSAAVKELPIGTAYAVWTGVGAAGTAIMGMILLGEPREAGRIACLGLIVAGIIGLKILSPE is encoded by the coding sequence ATGGCATGGATTTGGCTGTTGATTGCAGGCGTGTTTGAGGTAGCATGGGCGATCGGTTTGAAATATACGGAAGGCTTTAGCCGTTTGGGGCCAAGCGCATTTACGCTGGCGGCGATGGGCGCGAGCATGTACTTTCTATCAGCTGCTGTGAAGGAACTGCCGATCGGCACGGCGTATGCAGTTTGGACAGGAGTCGGCGCAGCCGGTACTGCAATAATGGGCATGATTCTGCTTGGCGAACCACGGGAGGCGGGACGTATCGCTTGCCTCGGACTCATTGTCGCCGGAATTATCGGGCTTAAAATATTATCACCGGAATAG
- a CDS encoding pyridoxal phosphate-dependent aminotransferase family protein — MPNRQKSAESVATHTREEVRARWGFQPFVDAAVEEGFFFDLLTTQSPVGPTIQYGEQTMVNFASINILNTHQEADVMAHFHQAADQYGLVTGGSRVTQGVSQAHMGMEQELCRITGKERSLSFASGLLANIGFVNAMSSQFNFSPTCNIDNRDTIFVLDRDSHWSLWKAVSHLKFGKQVFVFRHNDPKDLDKVLHRLEGKASKIVVIFESVYSADGSIAPMGKLLDVCEAHEALSYVDDANGFMIYGPEHRPFAKEYAEMKRATFIMVSFSKAIGMEGGAISGPDKFIHGFEVLSGTSLFTAAIQPPTASTIHYVMRKLDQNPAIMDEYLRRALDLRNALAEMGCQLNETPSYITSVFIGKDEKAARIWQEFCEMGFSVPMFRYPAVKPDQALIRIMLNSHHTEEQIQGLLKAMRMLKEKYEF, encoded by the coding sequence ATGCCGAATCGCCAAAAGAGCGCAGAATCTGTTGCGACGCACACAAGGGAAGAGGTAAGGGCGCGTTGGGGGTTTCAACCCTTTGTTGATGCTGCCGTTGAAGAAGGCTTCTTTTTTGATTTATTAACTACGCAAAGCCCGGTTGGTCCGACCATCCAGTATGGTGAGCAAACAATGGTCAACTTTGCCAGCATCAATATTTTAAATACGCACCAGGAAGCGGACGTCATGGCGCATTTTCACCAGGCGGCCGATCAATATGGTTTGGTGACTGGCGGCTCGCGCGTTACGCAGGGCGTCAGTCAGGCGCACATGGGCATGGAACAGGAACTGTGCCGGATCACCGGCAAGGAACGTTCGCTGTCCTTTGCCAGCGGTCTGCTGGCAAACATCGGTTTCGTCAACGCGATGAGCAGCCAGTTCAACTTCAGCCCGACCTGCAACATCGACAACCGGGACACGATCTTCGTTCTGGATCGCGACAGCCATTGGAGCCTTTGGAAAGCGGTCTCGCATCTGAAGTTCGGCAAGCAGGTCTTTGTCTTCCGGCACAATGATCCGAAGGATCTGGACAAGGTGCTGCACCGCTTAGAAGGCAAGGCAAGCAAAATCGTTGTTATCTTTGAAAGCGTCTATTCGGCTGACGGCAGCATTGCGCCGATGGGCAAGCTGCTCGATGTTTGCGAGGCGCACGAAGCGCTCAGCTATGTCGATGACGCTAACGGCTTCATGATTTATGGACCGGAACATCGTCCGTTTGCTAAAGAATATGCCGAAATGAAACGCGCTACGTTCATCATGGTTTCCTTTTCCAAAGCGATTGGCATGGAAGGCGGCGCTATTTCCGGCCCGGATAAATTCATCCACGGCTTTGAAGTTTTGTCGGGAACGTCGCTCTTTACTGCGGCGATTCAACCGCCGACCGCCAGCACGATTCACTATGTGATGCGGAAACTGGATCAGAATCCGGCGATCATGGATGAATATCTGCGCCGCGCGCTTGATTTGCGCAACGCATTGGCCGAGATGGGCTGCCAACTCAATGAAACGCCGAGCTACATTACGTCGGTCTTTATCGGCAAAGATGAGAAAGCGGCGCGCATCTGGCAGGAGTTTTGTGAAATGGGCTTTTCCGTGCCGATGTTCCGTTATCCGGCGGTTAAGCCGGATCAGGCGCTGATCCGCATTATGCTGAACAGCCATCATACGGAGGAACAGATCCAAGGCCTGCTGAAAGCGATGAGGATGCTGAAAGAAAAATACGAGTTTTAA